ctgtttaaTTCTCCATTTAGCAAATTTATTCCTATCCAAGGGATCAGAATTTGTCTGTTTCACTCAGTGAATTAGATTAGATTAAGGCAGGGAACCTAAGAAACTGTGTGGGAGGCCATTCCCATAGCATTTGGCTATTTCTGCCATTTGATAATATTTGTTGGCACTTGGACTCTCTGTTCATGTTGTCCCCTTAACCTTTAAGCATGTGTtggttttttttgggtggtacTAATGTAAGAGATTTAAGGATAAGGATTGTGAGACTGTTACAGGATAATATTTCTAGCTATAGTGGCACTAAAAGCACCTGGGTAGGTGTAGAAGACTCAGTCAAAGGCAGATGTTGAGCTGGAGTGATAAGGGTTGTTGTAACGTCCTTGCTAATGAGATTTGGTGGAACAGGGACAATGGGAGAGATTTTAGGATTAGATATGTGAGACAAGAAGAGATTCATCATTCTTATGTGTCTGTTTGTGGTGTGAGAGAGatgtttatctctctctgtGTCAATTAGAAAAAGTTGGGTGATTCAGACTTTTCTCTATCTCTGTCTCCGATGGGAGATGAAGAGAAGCCACAGCAAGCAAAGCCAAAGTGGGAAGGCAACGTAAGTGCATGGTTAAAGGGGCCAACAGAAGAAGAAGTATGGCCACTCTTAGAAGACTTCTTCAACTTCCACAAGATCTTCCCAAGCCTCGCCACTTGCTACGGTGTCGGAGGCGTCTCTGGACGACCAGGATGCATTCGTTACTGTGCAGGCTCCTCCATCCCATCCACCGCCGACAACAGCAACGACGGTGATCACAGGCCCGTCATTGTCAGTTGGTCGAAGGAGAGGTTAGTGGCCATCGATCCATCGCAACAGATAATGAGCTACGAGATTGTAGACAGCAACATCGGATTCAACTCGTACGTGTCGACGATAAGGGTCCTGCCTGGGAATGAAGAATATGGATCTGCGAAGATCGAGTGGTCGTTTGCTGTGGATCCAGTGGAAGGGTGGAAGCTGGAGGATCTGATTTCCAAATACGAGTTGGGTCTTCAGAGGATGGCTAAGAGGATTGAGGAAACTCTTGCACAGAGCCCACACCAGTTTGAATAAAGCTAAGCATCAAGAAACTCTCTTGTTTATGTCCACATTTTTTATTATCCATTTATATTCCTAACTTGTGTAACCAAGATCTTCCTCCCCGGCAGTTATGATTTTCACTCTAAATCCATGTCTCTCAGTTGTTCTAGTTCTTtccctcattctctagaactaGTCGAATTTTCGAGAACCCTGGAGATGATTAattagttgatttttttattattaattggaTATCTAATCGAATTCGATAGATTATATATTTAGGCTTACTTGAATTTGGATCTGAATACCCTCTGATCTGTTAAAACTGATATAAAtatgatttgaatttggaatttcTGACTATCTATTTACGTCCCTACTTGAAGATTCCTTTGAAAATATCCACTTGTCCAATTTAATGATTTTACTTcaccttagaaaaaaaaaattaacaactTTATCTTAACTATATAATTGACCAAATATGGGCTTTTACCAAGGGTGAAAGTTTAGCCCTGGCTACCCAAACCCACCCTAAGCTCGAACAAGGCTTGGGCTAACTTTTTTGACACTGAAGGTgaattagggttgaaaaaccccaaccccgGGTCATGGTTGGGtcgggcttgggttgaggcctcagcctagcccaactcgacccaacccaacctgaaatttaaccctgaattttt
This genomic stretch from Macadamia integrifolia cultivar HAES 741 chromosome 2, SCU_Mint_v3, whole genome shotgun sequence harbors:
- the LOC122071881 gene encoding lachrymatory-factor synthase-like, which encodes MGDEEKPQQAKPKWEGNVSAWLKGPTEEEVWPLLEDFFNFHKIFPSLATCYGVGGVSGRPGCIRYCAGSSIPSTADNSNDGDHRPVIVSWSKERLVAIDPSQQIMSYEIVDSNIGFNSYVSTIRVLPGNEEYGSAKIEWSFAVDPVEGWKLEDLISKYELGLQRMAKRIEETLAQSPHQFE